The Candidatus Bathyarchaeia archaeon genome segment GCTGTACATGGCTGTATTGGTGTACGACCATGAACTCGGGGACCTGGATTGACCCGTAATCGCACACCTTCCCTAAGTCGTTTCTAGCTAAGTCGACTAACATGATGTGCTCAGCTCTTTCTTTCTCGTCTGAGAGAAGCTCCTCAGCGAGGGCTTGGTTAAGATACGGGTTGTCAAGTTTAGGCCTCGTTCCAGCAATCGGATAAGTTTCAACAACTCCATTCTCAACCCTCGCTAGCATTTCAGGGCTGGATCCCACGACCTGCCTTGCGCCATGCTTTAAGAAATACATGTAAGGTGAGGGGTTAATTCTCCTCAGTTGCCTGTAGAATCCTATAAGGTCACCTTGAAAGTTAAATTCAAACCGTTTGGAGATGACAACTTGAAATATGTCTCCGTTAAAAATGTAATGTTTCGCCTTCTTAACGTTCTCTTCAAACATCTCTTGATCTACGTTTACCTTCGGCTCGGTGAACGTTAATCCGTTTTCAACATTCCCCAGAGGCTTTTGAAGGTGCTTTTCAACTTCGCGAAATCGACATTCCCCGCGATAATAGTAGTAGGCCCTTCCTTCAAGGTGGTTAAAGACCAAGCCGTCATCGTATACTCCCATTTCAACGTCGGGGAAGTTCAGGTCATCGACGGGTTTCCCTGTTAAGTGTTCCCAGCGTCTAACGGTGTCGTAAGACACGTATCCCACCGCGCCTCCGACAAGACGATCTCCCACGTGAACTCTATTTTCCATCACCGTGTTTCTTATCGGTTTTAATGGGTTGTCGCATTTATCGGCTCTTCGCTCATCTCCGTTTTGAACCTCAACTGTCCCGTTTTTCACCGCGATCAGTTTATTGGGGTTGAAACCTATAAAAGAGAATTCGGCGAGTTTTCTCGGGCCTTCACCCGACTCTAGAAGGTACAGGTTTTGACACTCGTCGAATAGGTTTATAAAATACTCTAAGGGGTCTCGGTATGGGATTTCCCTGTAACCCATCGTATGGCGTTCTTGAGGCTTGAAGTGTATGGTTGCGGCGTGTCCAAACTCGATCCCTCATGGTTGTGATCCTCCGAGGCAGATGCGTTTATTTATATGCGAGAAGGGATTATATAAATCTTATCTGTACATAAATGTACATACACCAGCGAGGAGGAAACAGAAACACCTTAAGGAGTCAAATCCACAAAAAGGAGCTGGCCAGCTAAAGAGTCCTCTCGTTCAAAACCATTTCAACGATGTAGCCAGCCTTCCGCGCTTCCCGATCCACCAGCCCTCTTACCTTCGACCAATCAAATTCATACTTGTAGTCTTTCCCAAACAACTTCGAAAGCTCCTCAACGCTTCCAACCCTCTCCTTGCCCATCACCTTATATTTCTCAGCTTTAAATCCGAAGCCTGGAGAAATGTCTTCGCCTCCGGACACCCCTACACCTGTTTCTTTCAATGTTTCGAAGAATTTCACCTTTCTCGAGTCATCATCCACACGTAATTTCGCCCTGTACATCAACGCCTTCTTAGAAAGAAAGACCTTCCTTTCCGCGACCTTCATTTCAAGCGAAAGTACACCCTCCTTCTCCTCTTTAAAGCTCGCAGGCAGGTCCTTACAGGCCTTAATAATTCTCTCCTTTAACGACATATGAACCATACACCTAACTTCCACGCCTACGCATACATGTAACAGTATTTAAACATTTAATGGTAGAGCTGTGATAAGAATCGATTACCCTTCATGTGTTGTTGAGCGATTTCGACTTTGACGTTCGCGACAACCGTTAATAACTCCGGAAAATTAATATTTTCTATGCTTTTCGGCCCAGCGGTGGAGTTCGCCGCCACTATGTTGAAAGGGGTTGAACGAAAAGGAGTCAGCGAGAGAACTGAATTTTACGAGGAGTTGAAGAAGCGTCCTAAGCTTGCTCCTCAAACCGCTCGCTTCGCGTATCTTTTAGGCTGTGAAACGATTAGAAGATTGAACTTCATAGATAAAGCGTTACTTAAAGCCATAGGAGGATGTGTCGGTGAGCTCAGCCTTGAAGCATTAAACATTCTAAGGATTTACGTTTACTGGTTTATGTTCAAGGAAACAACCACTGAAGATCGTGTGAGCTTTCTGAAAGATGCGGCGTCCCTGTTGAGGGGTGAAGATCGCCGTCACCTCATGGAGGCCGCTTTAAAGCTTTATGAGTTCAAACGGGGAAGGCTTCTAAACAAGCTTAGCGATGTTGAGAGGATTTCTCTTGAAAAATTTCATCCTGAATGGTTTGTTGAATACTGTTTTAGAAGGTTTGGTAAGAAGTTTTCTCTCCACCTGATGGACTCAAACAACCAGGTTAAACCCACGTATCTTCGAGTCAACACGTTAAAAGCAGACGAGGAGGAGGTGTTAGAGAGTTTAAGGCGTGAGGGTGTCCGTTTAAAACCTGTTCCAGGAGTGAAGTATGTTTACCGATTAGTGGGAACTAGAGTCCGTCTTCATAGGGGTAAACACTACCATGCGGGGCTTTTCACAATTCAGGATAAAGCCAGCTGCATGGCCGTGTACTCGTTGGGCCCAACACCTGGAGAAGAGGTAATGGATGTATGCGCTGCGCCTGGGGGAAAAACATCCTTAATCGCTCAGTTGATGGAGAACGATGGAAGGATCTTTTCCTTGGACAGCTCTAAGAGCCGCATGGAAATTTGGAGGAGGGAAATGGCGAGGATGGGAGTTCAAATCGCCCATCCCATCCTAGGCGACGCGGCTAATCCTCCGGTAAAAATGTTAGTGGACCGATTGTTAATCGACCCTCCCTGCTCAGGAACAGGCTCCTTCAACGTGTTTCCAGGCATGAAGTGGCGTCTCGACATGAAAGCTCTTGACTCATATTCTAGGCTTCAGCGCATGATATTGAATCGTTCCTCCCAGTTTCTTAGAGTTGGGGGAGTTATGGTATACTCCGTTTGCAGTGTGATGGTTGAGGAGGGTGAAAAGGTCGTCGAAGCGTTCCTTAATCAAAACCCAAACTTCGAGCTGCTCCCAGCATACCCTGGGTTAGGGTCTCCACCGTTGATGGGTCATCCAGGGCCTGTTAGGGTTTACCCACATCTCGACGGGTGTTTCGGGTTTTTCATCGCCAAGTTGAGGAGGGTTGATTAAGAGGATTTCTGCGAGGCGGATACGAGTTCGAATATGGTTTTGGCCGCGAGAA includes the following:
- a CDS encoding RsmB/NOP family class I SAM-dependent RNA methyltransferase; this encodes MLFGPAVEFAATMLKGVERKGVSERTEFYEELKKRPKLAPQTARFAYLLGCETIRRLNFIDKALLKAIGGCVGELSLEALNILRIYVYWFMFKETTTEDRVSFLKDAASLLRGEDRRHLMEAALKLYEFKRGRLLNKLSDVERISLEKFHPEWFVEYCFRRFGKKFSLHLMDSNNQVKPTYLRVNTLKADEEEVLESLRREGVRLKPVPGVKYVYRLVGTRVRLHRGKHYHAGLFTIQDKASCMAVYSLGPTPGEEVMDVCAAPGGKTSLIAQLMENDGRIFSLDSSKSRMEIWRREMARMGVQIAHPILGDAANPPVKMLVDRLLIDPPCSGTGSFNVFPGMKWRLDMKALDSYSRLQRMILNRSSQFLRVGGVMVYSVCSVMVEEGEKVVEAFLNQNPNFELLPAYPGLGSPPLMGHPGPVRVYPHLDGCFGFFIAKLRRVD
- the trpE gene encoding anthranilate synthase component I codes for the protein MGYREIPYRDPLEYFINLFDECQNLYLLESGEGPRKLAEFSFIGFNPNKLIAVKNGTVEVQNGDERRADKCDNPLKPIRNTVMENRVHVGDRLVGGAVGYVSYDTVRRWEHLTGKPVDDLNFPDVEMGVYDDGLVFNHLEGRAYYYYRGECRFREVEKHLQKPLGNVENGLTFTEPKVNVDQEMFEENVKKAKHYIFNGDIFQVVISKRFEFNFQGDLIGFYRQLRRINPSPYMYFLKHGARQVVGSSPEMLARVENGVVETYPIAGTRPKLDNPYLNQALAEELLSDEKERAEHIMLVDLARNDLGKVCDYGSIQVPEFMVVHQYSHVQHIVSKVTGRLSPQRDSFDVFKAVFPAGTVSGAPKVRAMEIIDELEPTRRGPYAGAVGYFSYNGDADFAITIRTLTADGDKAHIQVGAGIVADSNPTREWIETELKAMALIKALKLAEERS